CTCGTCGtagcccctctccctctccttcccatttctctctttctcacgtGGGTCCTTGCCTTTGAAGCCTAGATCCGCCACCTACGGCCATAACCCGAgcccttcctcctcccttaGCCCAAGGCCCGTAGCTCCTCCCTCTTCCCTCTTCCCTCGCACACACGCCTTCTCTCTCTACACAGTTTCCCCACGTCGCGGCTCAGATCAGCCATCTACGGCCCCGCGTTGCAGCCCATGAGCACGCCAGACCTCTACCCCTCGGTCATAACCTCCTTTCCCAGCCCACGTCGACCTTCCTCTCTCCCTCATAcgccctctccctctccctcacggGTTCTCCACCTCACGGCTAGATCTACACCACTGGACCACCGTACCACCCCCTCGACAGTCAAtggcaccaccagctccaccgtAGCCTCCCTTAGCCACCACATAGTCAggcctctttctctctccctctcccttgtAGTATTCCTCACCCACGGCCTCAGCCACCCCAGCACAACCGTGCTCCTCCTGAGCCACCATGAGACACCACGAGCCTCCTCATGACCACCCCTTTCAGATCCCTCTAGCCATGAACCAAGCCGCCTCCAAAACAGCCCAAACATCAGCGACAGGGGTGCTGGGCAGATGAGAATCGGGGGGTGAATAGGGAGAAAGGGAGACGGGAGACGTGCTTCGTAGGGAGAAGAGATAgagggggggaaaaaaaagacaTGTAAGGTGTGCTCTGGCTGCTGCCAAACAGTGGCTGATCCGAAGATTATATCTATATTGGCGCTGGAAATTTAGGATTTCCTTGTCCAAGACTAGCTAAATTCAGTGAAACGTGAAGCTCAGTCCACATTATCATAAAATGTGCCAccttctttcaaaaaaaaaaaaaaaagaaacgaaaaaaaaaagaaatgagctaCCTATAACTAGTGCTCTAGGTGGGGCGTGACGGGTTTGTTTGTAAAGAGAAATATCccatttggatatagaaaccgttttatatcatctcatttcattattacaactttcttaaatctccacacaaaatataataaacaattcaacttttttaaatcctaaaataataataatatttaaaaataatattttatttaaattcaactttcatctcatctcatctcatcctatctcactatctaaacggggCCAAAGTAGCATTGTACTTCGATGTGACAGGATGTATGTTTGTTTCCACTGGGATGGATGCATCCATGACGTTACTATACATTCTGTGACTAAAGAAATTCTATTTCCCCTTTTCTGGTTTGTTCAGGTTGTCCTGTTGGAATCACGGGAAAGGATTGGTGGTCGTGTTTGTACAGATTACTCCTTTGGTTTTCCAATTGACTTGGGTGCATCATGGTATACTGCTTTGAAATATCTTCTTATTAGATACTTGAGTGTGGCCTGTTTATTAATGTTGAACCTAATATATGGACCGTGATTTActgattacaaaaaatatattgatcGTGATGCCTCAGGTTGCATGGAGTAGGCAAAGAGAATCCCTTGGCACCATTGATTGGGAGACTAGGGCTACCATTATATCGTACCAGTGGTGATAACTCTGTTTTGTATGATCATGACTTGGAAAGGTACATATCACTTCGCTTTTGATGCGCTTATATTCCTGAGTTTTATCCTTGCggtctatatatctatataagtGATCCATTTGGAGAAGGGactgaatcttcatcttcctatagttgaaagaaataaatgatattacAAAACGTGGCAATGTCTCTGTTTCCATTCCTGTTAATTATTTCGATTTGACATTTTTTGTATTCTCTTCAGCTATGCGCTCTTTGATATGGATGGGAATCAAGTACCTCAGGATTTAGTCACTAAAGTCGGTGAAGCATTTGAGAGCATTTTGGAGGAGGCAAGTGATACttcatttttaatgatttgatcTTAGTTTTTCTCTATTCTTGATAGATAACATTGTCCCAACTGGAATGTTGTTGGTGCTGAAAATGCACTCTAATACTTAAATCCTCAAGTGGTATTATGTCTCACTACCGATGTTCATTGACttggttttctttctttagtGTAGACAGATAAAATAAGACAGGAATCTAGCGAAGACATGTCCATATCCCGTGCCTTTTCGATTGTTTTTGCAAGGAGCCCAGAATTGAGGTTTCATCAACATGATGGCATATTACAATTAAAAGTTCATTTCTACATAAATTGTCAGCAAAGACATTTTTACTTAAATTGGCCCTTGCATACAGGTTGGAGGGGCTTGCCCATGATGTCCTTCAGTGGTACTTATGTAGAATGGAAGGCTGGTTTGCTGCGGATGCTGATACCATCTCACTAAAATGTTGGGATCAGGCAAGTTTTTGTGCATTAGAAATTTAAAACCGAGTGACTTCCTTCGGTGAAATTAGCAGTGTATAATGACATGTAGTAGAATTTAAATTTGCATTGTGATTATTTCTTATGTGGGAACACAAACGAGTTAGGTAGACACGCTTGCAGCTTCCTACATATCATAGAATGAATTAACCAAGTGTTAAAAGTGTAAAATTTCTGAATGGCTTGCTTTAAGCAGTACGAGGCTTCTAGTTCCTTTTATTCGTCTCCTGATCCTTCATCCAAAAGTTTACATGAGATCCTAATAGCATCaccttatataattattttgatgtaaAATTTATGCATTTGGTATAGGCTGAAGCTTGACAAATAGTGTAACCATGGATGCAATTTGCTTGAAAAGCGACCTTTCCAATATAGTTAGGCAATATAgtaaaactttttacttttcaaacttcaaaggtATTTGAATTTGAGTGCTTATTTGCTGCTGGTTAGCTTCACAAATGCTGGTACTATACACATATGATCCACTCCAATATTTAAGTCTTGATGTAATGTGTTTTGGCCCTTTTGGGTCGGGGGATATCTCATTGATCATGGTTAACTTTACACTGGATTAGGGTTTAAACAGGCCGTACAAAGACATATTGCATTTCCACTGTCTCTGGGACTTCCTCGTTATTAAAACAAGAGTGTTGTCATGTGATGCTATTGTTTTGTGCTTCCCCTTCTTGTTGCTTTCGTTGGGCAATTATGCTCGTTTATGCCTTGTcactaataatttattatttaatgcttgctgcatttcttttcctcttatATACAGGAAGAACTACTCCCTGGTGGTCATGGGCTTATGGTAAGGGGCTACATTCCAGTTATAAACACTCTTGCCAAAGGTCTCAACATCCATTTGGGCCACAGGTTTGGATCAAGTATTTGCAATGCTTCTCTTCTGCTCTATCCATTTGTTATGTTACCTACTCATCAATTGTAGCTATCAATCCTTATGCCAGGGTTACAAAGATTGTAAGACGTTATAATGGAGTAAAGGTAACGGTAGAAAATGGGAAAACATTTGTTGCAGATGCCGCCATTGTTGCTATACCACTTGGGGTGCTGAAAACAAAAAGCATAAAGTTTGAGCCAAAGCTCCCTGAGTGGAAGGAAACAGCCATTGCTGACCTTGGTGTAgggattgaaaataaaatagttttgcaCTTTGAAAAGGTGTTCTGGCCAAATGTGGAGTTCTTGGGTGTAGTTGCAGAGACGTCTTACGCGTGCAGCTACTTCCTAAATCTTCACAAGGCTACTGGTCACTCTGTCCTGGTTTACATGCCCTCAGGGCGGCTAGCCAAAGACATTGAGAAAATGTCTGATGAAGCTGCTACTAATTTTGCTTTCATGCAACTCAAGAGGATCCTTCCAAATGCTTGTGCCCCAGTAAGACTTCCACTTTAcgcattttattcattccttttTGAAGCTTTGACAGAGGCAGTGTCAAGGTTTCATATTTcccaaattgttttttttataattatttgtttgaattatGCAGATTCAGTATCTTGTTTCTCGGTGGGGCTCAGACATTGACTCACTTGGCTCCTATAGCTATGATACAGTAGGCAAATCCCATGATCTGTTTGAGAGGTTAAGGATCCCGGTGGATAACCTATTCTTTGCAGGGGAGGCTACTAGCTCAAACTTCCCAGGGTCCGTGCATGGTGCTTTCTCAACCGGATTGATGGCTGCTGAAGATTGCCGGATGCGGGTCTTGGAACGTTATGGGGAGTTGGATCTGTTCCAGCCAGTCATGGGTGAGGAGACACCAATGTCTATCCCATTATTGATCTCCCGAATGTAACTATTAGGGTACACCGCCTCCATATCTTATTAAGGATACAGTAGATATGTTAATTAGGGGATCCGATTAACACATTATTGCCATTTTGATTGGCTCTGATGGGAAATGGAAATGCATTTTCCATGGACTGACGAGTCAAATGTTGGTTGATGTTTAATAGTCTTTTCGTGTGACATAATAGTTATAATTCTTGCGACTGTCAGTAAAATGAATCTAGTAATTAGAAAGTATGCTAATAATTAGTGCTTTAATAGGAGATGcctctattcttttttctttattttttttttctcaacaaataagacatttatagataaactaacAGTTACAAGATACAAGTTTTGGGTGGGAGTCTCATACAGCCTTTTCAAAACCAACATATTacaacacaaaaaagaaaaataaaaggctgGTTTAGGAGCCAAATAAATGGCTCCCACCCAATTCCCACAAGCGGAGACTACTTGGTGACGGGTTTAAAATAGTCTGCTGAACAAACTATAAAGCTGCAGGTAGAAGCCGCAGTAAAAAGTTGTGTGCTGCAACATGTTGGTCTGGATTGGTTGGAATGAATTTCATCCACTTTCACTCGATTCTTGGTTAGGGAAAGCGAGAACATAGGAAAGCAATCAGAAACTAAGACGAATGGCCGGCGAGGGGTTACCACTGTCTGTGGAGGCGTGTGTACCGAGGAGTGGAAGGTTGGGTTCCGAAGACTCAATGTCGTTGATCCCGTCGTTGCCGCGCGTGGCGGCAAGAAACTTCTCCAGGCATGGCGGCGAGTGAAACTCGCGCATGGCATAAGTTGCGCGTGAGGCTTACGCGCTGCTCGTATGGACATATTTCTTCTACCGTCTTGAATATTGGCGCCTAGGGAGGCTGATGGCGGGGTGTGTGTCATCATATGCTCGCCGAAAAGCAACGGATCGACTAGTTTTGGTGCTAACGGGTAAAAGCTAACtagacaaaaggaaaaaaaaaagcccaggCAGAAACCGAGGCTAGCAAGGGAGGGAGGTGGGTGGAGCCAAAGCTCCGACCCCCCTACCCCCAGTGAACGGATTGAATTCTTGGAAGCGGCAACGGGTTTTGCAAGAACGGAGAGAAAAACTAGTTTCGGGTTTCAATATAAGGTTTCAATATAAAACATTAGTTAGAATTTGAAGGTGAGCCCGGAGATGCTCTATTCATGTATTGGTGGGAAGTATTCTGGAATTTGgtacataaatttttaatcaataaatgTTATGGTActtattgtttccttttttttctctctctctctcttacacaCATCACGTGCGTTATCTTGTTGTGCTCTACCACCAACTTGCGTGGATTGATTGCAAATTGAAAGGAGAGCTCAAGTACCATGATCATAAAATGAGGAGTGGGACTAcataagagtaatactataaattaatatgattttacgtgatttattagatttattttataataatacaatCTGACAAATTATatctaaacatattaatttgtgaaattatttttatataactcTCTACGCAGTCATGTGTTCTAACTCTAACCCGAATATTGCGATTCAGTTTTGCTCTACAGACAGCTTTGTAATGCTCTCTACATCTCTCACGCCATCCTATCATTGGTAAACTCAGAAAATTAGGAATTGACATCACAAAGAAAAATAGTGTTAATTATGGAGTTCTTACCTTTGTGCTATTCGAGATTTTAGTTTCGCAAAATTAATGTATGAGTTTTCACATTTTTGTAATTCAATGCCTCCACAAGAAAATTCACACGAAGACCACAATATAGCATTAGTATCCAATAATGCCATGTGTCAGCTCTCGATTTGTGACGTGGAATAGTATACAATATAGCAATAGTATGCAATAGTACGCTCCCGTTATCGGAGTCTACAAATTGAGAAAAGTGAAAACTAAGTactgattttataattaacccataaaaatataaaaattcttaCAAAAggttaaaagagaaaaaaaaggaaacagaGTGAATATATTTCTGATTATTTTTGTAGAGAAATGAAAACACGAGGAGATGGAAAACTTTTGGTATTTTCTTCATTGCATTCTTTGTGTATAGACTTGAATATTTATAGAGTACATGCTAACAAACTTCTCCTAGGAATATACTCGAGTACTTGTTGTgcattacaaattacaaaatgAATTGGCAGAGTCAGTTACAAAGTGCCGGCCATAGTACAATGTAGTACAATAGCAGTACAATAACCATACCCAGAGGGTAAGCCCCAACCTATTCTAGGTGATTCTAGAAGATTCTTCTTGAGATGTGTCCAATGGGCAGTTGATGTGGTTGCTCTTTTAGAGGCAGTTGACGTGGTTGCTCTTTTAGAGGCAGTTGATGTGCTGGAATTCTGGGAGGCAGCAGTAGATAGCTCAATACGCTCCCGCAAGTCTAACGATGTGTCAACCACTATGAGACTTGTTCGCTGTAAATGAAAGCGAGATGAGACAATTGGTTTGGTAAAAATATCAGCTAACTGGTCATTGGAGGGGAGAAAGGCAACTTGAAGTGTTTTTGCAGCGACTCTATCACGTACAAAGTGGAAGTCAATTTCCATATGTTTAGTTCGTGAGTGAAGTACAGGATTGACGGAAAGATAAGTGGCACCGAGGTTGTCACACCAAAGGGTTGGGGGTTTGGGAAGGAAAATACAGAGTTCTTTTAAGAGAGATTGAACCCAGAGTAATTCACCAGTGACATTTGCTAGGGCCTTATACTCGGCCTCAGTGCTTAATCGAGCAATAGTTCGTTGCTTTCAAGAACTCTAGAATACTAAAtttggaccaagaaaaatacaaaaaccatcGGTAGAATGGTGATCATCAGGGCAACCAACCCAATCTACATCAGAGAAGGTTTGTAGCTGAAGGGACATTTTTGGATTATGCATGAACTGTGAAATTTTGTTTGCGACAAAAGCAAGGTCTGGGCGAGTTAAGGACAAGTATTGTAGACTGCCTACAATACTTCTATAAAGTGTTGGGTCAGTGAAGGTTGGAGTATCAGAAGTGGATAGGTGGGATGAGACAGACATGAGAGAAGTTATACCATTGGTAGTCAACATGTTTGTGCGAGCTAGAAGGTCACAAATATATTTCCATTGGGAGTGACGGATGCCATTAGGTAAATATGATACTTCCAGGCCAAGGAAGTAAGACAATTTTTCCAGGTCTTTTATTGGAAAAACAGAGGCAAGAAATTTAATAAGATGTTCAATTTGGGCATCATGAGAACTGGTGACaataatgtcatccacatacacAAGCACATAAATAAGAACTGACTTGTAAGAGTAGACAAACAGAGAAAGGTGGAATTGGGTGGAAGGAAGCCATATTCATAGAGTTTGGAACTCAGTTGTGCAAACCATGCACGAGGTGCTTGCttaaggccataaatggcctttACCAAGCGACATACGTAGCGTGGGTGATCAGGGTGGACAAATCCAATAGGTTGAGACATGTAGACAGTTTAGGTCAAGGCACCATGgagaaaaacatttgaaatgTCTAGTTGTCTAAGAGATCAACCACGGGAAACAGCGAGGGAGatgtgataggaaccaaggtgggcctactcttaaagatcctttgcaagttccagatgggccaattacaagatcaagggccaagaagatcaaggaagcaatgcaaggattggtgcaatccacctgggatgaagccagcaagagcccaacactgaagatgggtctgaaagaagaagaaccagttttgatccactttattcaagctgtggaagacatgacttaaacatacggcctatcgttattggaggcttccaatttggttaaatgatttattttattagtttagaataagtgggcttgaagatgcttggctcacatgtcttatttcttttgaactatgtttttgggaaggccttgtattttggccaagggcttatttggaaaattacattttaggaactagggtttcatcaatttactgttggggttactgtagccgcgcgtactgtagccggtactgttcatcaagggtaattttgggtaaaaggggcattattttggctagggttttgattaggtttggctttaaaaactctttgtagcctcatttgagagttagacaatattgaattttatttgtgagttgagttttctcctcttgttcttgattgaactcttgaacttatcaaaggtaaatcacaacctttgtggcgttcctcctttgtaatctgggttcttgagacgggttcttcaacgggtctagattttaatataatctaggttcttgaaacgagttctcatcgggtctagattctccatccttgacttgattttggctttcttggggagttttcaaattgattgtgggttcaagggaattcattcccacgggttcatatcatttggtattcagagcaaggtttccaatcaggtcttattctatcttttatttcttgcatatttaattctagggtgtcattgttctaggattgattacaaaaaaaacaaatagtggtggttagtagggttgctgaaattcattgttctagggtttgtgttggctgaaatctcttgttctaggggctgccgtatatcatttgcccaagggtttttgtgttattgttagggtttttctcaactgcttattcttgattgtgatcaaatcagttggtgaaaggaaaagaaaagaaaagaaaagaaaagaaaagaaaggaaaagaaaaaaaaaaatcgtgaaaaaaaaaaaaaaaattcgagattttttttttccttgatccttatcatcaaagggggtgattctagttgatatcttgtcttattgctactgtttcattcgtataattttcttgattcacgtgccatttttttttcattccttccgtgtttctcttgttcttgtttcttggacttaattactagttgggataaaacaaggttgctttgtcttgattgagtcaattagttcttaaagaacttgagtgggaaaactcttgaggtaaaaggcaaagagagtgtgagactattatcgaaaaaagccaattaagagtgaaacacgagtggagtgtcattattcgagtgtaaacacgtgagggagtgtgtgaggtttacttttttttttgccactaactttctcttgtgtagcgcctaataatgtctcatcggagtagcgcatcaccaagggggagagcagataactcatcctttgtgttgcaagccatgcaacaacagtttgagcg
This sequence is a window from Juglans regia cultivar Chandler unplaced genomic scaffold, Walnut 2.0 Scaffold_25922, whole genome shotgun sequence. Protein-coding genes within it:
- the LOC108986807 gene encoding polyamine oxidase 2-like, whose product is MESVRTTSNPQLRRGLSYSDAERKPSVIVIGGGMAGIAAARALHDASFQVVLLESRERIGGRVCTDYSFGFPIDLGASWLHGVGKENPLAPLIGRLGLPLYRTSGDNSVLYDHDLESYALFDMDGNQVPQDLVTKVGEAFESILEETDKIRQESSEDMSISRAFSIVFARSPELRLEGLAHDVLQWYLCRMEGWFAADADTISLKCWDQEELLPGGHGLMVRGYIPVINTLAKGLNIHLGHRVTKIVRRYNGVKVTVENGKTFVADAAIVAIPLGVLKTKSIKFEPKLPEWKETAIADLGVGIENKIVLHFEKVFWPNVEFLGVVAETSYACSYFLNLHKATGHSVLVYMPSGRLAKDIEKMSDEAATNFAFMQLKRILPNACAPIQYLVSRWGSDIDSLGSYSYDTVGKSHDLFERLRIPVDNLFFAGEATSSNFPGSVHGAFSTGLMAAEDCRMRVLERYGELDLFQPVMGEETPMSIPLLISRM